In Actinomadura luzonensis, a single window of DNA contains:
- a CDS encoding response regulator, whose protein sequence is MSGPIRIVIADDHLVVRTGFGELLDTQPDFAVVGRAADGLEAVRLCRELTPDVVLMDVRMPGMGGIEATREVAGPGGPRVLVLTTFDLDEYVYDALRAGASGFLLKDVTAERLFDAVRVVAAGDALLAPAVTRRLIGEFARMGPRPGAPVAALAALTPRETQVLRLVAEGLSNPEIAARLVVTEETVKTHVSRVLNKLGLRDRTQAVVAAYETGLVVPRSR, encoded by the coding sequence GTGAGCGGGCCGATCAGGATCGTCATCGCCGACGACCACCTCGTGGTGCGCACCGGGTTCGGCGAGCTGCTCGACACCCAGCCCGACTTCGCCGTGGTCGGCCGGGCCGCCGACGGGCTGGAGGCGGTGCGGCTGTGCCGCGAGCTGACCCCCGACGTCGTGCTCATGGACGTGCGCATGCCCGGCATGGGCGGCATCGAGGCCACCAGGGAGGTGGCCGGCCCCGGCGGGCCGCGGGTGCTCGTCCTGACCACGTTCGACCTCGACGAGTACGTCTACGACGCGCTGCGGGCCGGCGCCAGCGGCTTCCTGCTGAAGGACGTCACCGCCGAGCGCCTGTTCGACGCCGTGCGGGTGGTCGCGGCCGGCGACGCGCTGCTGGCCCCGGCGGTCACCCGCCGCCTCATCGGCGAGTTCGCCCGGATGGGGCCGCGCCCCGGCGCGCCCGTCGCCGCGCTGGCCGCGCTCACCCCGCGCGAGACCCAGGTCCTGCGGCTGGTCGCCGAGGGCCTGTCCAACCCCGAGATCGCCGCCCGGCTCGTGGTGACCGAGGAGACGGTCAAGACCCACGTGAGCCGGGTGCTCAACAAGCTGGGGCTGCGCGACCGCACGCAGGCGGTCGTGGCCGCGTACGAGACCGGCCTGGTGGTGCCGCGCAGCCGTTAG
- a CDS encoding acetoacetate--CoA ligase — translation MVAEGELLWEPGEEVVARARLTRYLEWLGRPGDDYESLWRWSVDEPAAFWTSIWEHFDVVGERGDGPALSGAMPRARWFAGARLNYAENALRHAEGTAMIFVSEDGARQELTFAELREEVARVRAGLVRLGVTRGDRVAGYLPNIPQALIAFLATASLGAIWSAGSPDFGVPSIVDRFRQIAPKVLIAVDGYHYNGRSYDRSAAVNEIAAALPSLRATVWIPYLAAAEEGRAPQQAEPLPLHTRQVPHGQVVGWEGLRAEEAPLEFERVPFDHPLWILYSSGTTGLPKPIVHGHGGIVLEHLKSLSFHQDLGEGDVFFWYTTTGWMMWNYLVGALLVGATAVLYDGSAAHPSPAALWRIADSEGVTYFGTGAPYIMASLKAGIRPTGLERLRGVGSTGSPLPPEGFAWVTAELPGVPVGSFSGGTDVCTGFVGATVLHPIRAGIIPCRSLGAKVEAYDPAGKPVTGEVGELVITRPMPSMPVMFWNDPDGERYAESYFDVYPGVWRHGDWIKINEDGSCVIYGRSDSTLNRGGVRMGTSEFYRVVERFEEVADSLVIDTGQLGQEGRLLLYVTLAEGAELSGTLERALCDALRTELSPRHVPNEIRVVPGIPRTLSGKKLEVPVRKILLGTPVEQAANPDAMANPEVLRHFQP, via the coding sequence ATGGTTGCTGAGGGCGAGCTTCTGTGGGAACCGGGCGAAGAGGTGGTCGCGCGGGCGAGGCTGACCCGCTACCTGGAGTGGCTGGGCCGGCCGGGTGACGACTACGAGAGCCTGTGGCGCTGGTCGGTGGACGAGCCGGCCGCGTTCTGGACCTCGATCTGGGAGCACTTCGACGTGGTCGGCGAGCGCGGCGACGGCCCGGCGCTGTCCGGCGCGATGCCGCGGGCGCGCTGGTTCGCGGGCGCGCGGCTCAACTACGCCGAGAACGCCCTGCGCCACGCCGAGGGCACCGCGATGATCTTCGTCTCGGAGGACGGCGCCCGCCAGGAGCTGACCTTCGCCGAGCTGCGCGAGGAGGTCGCCCGGGTGCGGGCCGGGCTGGTCCGCCTCGGCGTGACGCGCGGCGACCGGGTGGCCGGCTACCTGCCGAACATCCCGCAGGCCCTCATCGCCTTCCTCGCCACCGCCTCGCTGGGGGCGATCTGGTCGGCCGGCTCCCCCGACTTCGGGGTGCCGAGCATCGTCGACCGGTTCCGGCAGATCGCGCCCAAGGTGCTCATCGCGGTCGACGGCTACCACTACAACGGCAGGAGCTACGACCGCTCGGCCGCGGTCAACGAGATCGCCGCCGCGCTGCCCTCGCTGCGCGCCACCGTGTGGATCCCCTACCTGGCGGCGGCCGAGGAGGGCCGGGCCCCGCAGCAGGCCGAGCCCCTTCCGCTGCACACCCGGCAGGTGCCGCACGGCCAGGTGGTGGGATGGGAGGGGCTGCGCGCGGAGGAGGCGCCGCTGGAGTTCGAGCGGGTGCCGTTCGACCACCCCTTGTGGATCCTCTACTCCAGCGGCACGACCGGGCTGCCCAAGCCGATCGTGCACGGCCACGGCGGCATCGTGCTGGAGCACCTGAAGTCGCTCTCCTTCCACCAGGACCTGGGCGAGGGGGATGTGTTCTTCTGGTACACCACCACTGGCTGGATGATGTGGAACTACCTCGTCGGCGCCCTGCTGGTGGGGGCCACGGCGGTCCTGTACGACGGCTCGGCCGCCCATCCCTCCCCCGCCGCGCTGTGGCGGATCGCCGACTCGGAGGGGGTCACCTACTTCGGCACCGGGGCGCCGTACATCATGGCCTCGCTGAAGGCCGGCATCCGGCCCACCGGGCTGGAACGGCTGCGCGGGGTCGGCTCGACCGGGTCGCCGCTGCCGCCCGAGGGGTTCGCCTGGGTGACCGCCGAGCTGCCCGGGGTGCCGGTGGGGTCGTTCTCCGGCGGCACGGACGTGTGCACCGGCTTCGTCGGGGCGACCGTGCTGCACCCGATCCGGGCGGGCATCATCCCGTGCCGGTCGCTGGGGGCGAAGGTGGAGGCGTACGACCCGGCGGGCAAGCCCGTCACGGGCGAGGTGGGCGAGCTGGTGATCACGCGGCCCATGCCGTCGATGCCGGTGATGTTCTGGAACGACCCGGACGGCGAGCGGTACGCCGAGAGCTACTTCGACGTCTATCCCGGCGTGTGGCGGCACGGCGACTGGATCAAGATCAACGAGGACGGGAGCTGCGTCATCTACGGCCGCTCCGACTCCACCCTGAACCGGGGCGGCGTGCGCATGGGCACCAGCGAGTTCTACCGGGTGGTCGAGCGGTTCGAGGAGGTCGCCGACAGCCTGGTGATCGACACCGGGCAGCTCGGCCAGGAGGGCCGGCTGCTGCTGTACGTGACGCTGGCCGAGGGCGCCGAGCTGAGCGGGACGCTGGAGCGGGCGCTGTGCGACGCGCTGCGCACCGAGCTGTCGCCGCGCCACGTGCCGAACGAGATCCGGGTGGTGCCCGGCATCCCGCGCACGCTGTCGGGCAAGAAGCTGGAGGTGCCGGTGCGCAAGATCCTGCTGGGCACGCCGGTGGAGCAGGCGGCCAACCCCGACGCCATGGCGAACCCGGAGGTGCTGCGGCACTTCCAGCCGTGA
- a CDS encoding sensor histidine kinase, which translates to METGAERFTDGGARRHALLVLGLLLALVAVVEAVAQVRVSDVQPGFGGESVSVPVAGVAPGGPAHPGTTEGPLLLLVLPLLALATTLPLALLPGQPVVAAVAGCAAGVLSAGAFHTLTVAGAATQVILLYRAGRHGRPAPAVLAAAPFPVLAAVPRPADGLVLLLACLAPAAALGGIALRARAAAGAGAAARSEAAGSLLEHTARGERARIARELHDVVAHHISLVAVQAETARLAVPGMPQAGAERLLAIGDTARQALTEMRRLLGVLREDAGAEASWRPQPGLRLHELNALLDDSRAASGAATRLILRGTPVELDPGVELAAYRIVQEALTNARRHAPGAAVDVELHYAADALRLSVRDNGPGGGPGGGPGGGPGGGAGAGGHGLAGMRERAAAVGGELTTGPAPGGGFLVQAVLPGREDGG; encoded by the coding sequence GTGGAGACGGGAGCGGAGCGGTTCACGGACGGGGGCGCGAGGCGGCACGCGCTGCTCGTGCTGGGGCTCCTGCTGGCCCTGGTCGCGGTGGTCGAGGCGGTGGCGCAGGTCCGCGTGTCGGACGTGCAGCCCGGTTTCGGCGGCGAGTCGGTGAGCGTCCCGGTCGCCGGGGTCGCGCCGGGCGGGCCCGCCCATCCGGGGACGACTGAGGGCCCGCTCCTGCTGCTGGTCCTGCCGCTGCTCGCGCTCGCCACCACGCTGCCGCTCGCGCTCCTGCCCGGGCAGCCGGTGGTCGCGGCGGTCGCCGGGTGCGCGGCCGGCGTCCTGTCGGCCGGGGCGTTCCACACGCTGACCGTCGCCGGGGCGGCGACCCAGGTGATCCTGCTGTACCGGGCCGGGCGGCACGGGCGGCCCGCGCCCGCGGTCCTGGCCGCGGCGCCGTTCCCGGTGCTGGCGGCGGTGCCGCGGCCGGCGGACGGGCTCGTCCTGCTGCTGGCCTGCCTGGCCCCGGCCGCCGCGCTCGGCGGGATCGCGCTGCGCGCCCGCGCCGCGGCCGGCGCCGGCGCCGCCGCCCGGTCGGAGGCGGCCGGCAGCCTGCTGGAGCACACCGCCCGCGGCGAGCGGGCACGCATCGCGCGCGAGCTGCACGACGTCGTCGCGCATCACATCTCGCTGGTCGCGGTGCAGGCCGAGACCGCCCGGCTGGCCGTGCCCGGCATGCCGCAGGCGGGCGCCGAGCGGCTGCTGGCCATCGGCGACACCGCCCGGCAGGCGCTGACCGAGATGCGCCGGCTGCTCGGCGTGCTGCGCGAGGACGCCGGGGCTGAGGCGTCCTGGCGGCCCCAGCCCGGCCTGCGGCTGCACGAGCTGAACGCGCTGCTCGACGACTCGCGCGCGGCCTCGGGCGCCGCCACCCGGCTCATCCTCCGGGGCACGCCGGTCGAGCTGGACCCGGGGGTGGAGCTGGCCGCGTACCGGATCGTGCAGGAGGCGCTGACCAACGCGCGGCGGCACGCGCCCGGTGCGGCCGTGGACGTCGAGCTGCACTACGCCGCCGACGCCCTGCGGCTCAGCGTCAGGGACAACGGCCCCGGCGGTGGCCCCGGCGGTGGCCCCGGCGGTGGCCCCGGCGGTGGCGCTGGGGCGGGCGGTCACGGGCTGGCCGGGATGCGGGAGCGGGCCGCGGCCGTCGGCGGCGAGCTGACCACCGGCCCCGCGCCCGGCGGCGGATTCCTCGTCCAGGCCGTGCTGCCGGGCAGGGAGGACGGCGGGTGA
- a CDS encoding ABC transporter ATP-binding protein, whose translation MEATIEVDALRKRYGPTLALDGMSFTVRPGHVTGFVGPNGAGKSTTMRVVLGLDAPDEGRALVGGRPYPSLRTPLRHVGALLDAAALQPSRTGRNHLLWLARSQGLGARRVEEVLELVGLGQAARRRAGGYSLGMRQRLGIAAALLGDPPVLLLDEPFNGLDPEGIVWMRGFLRGLAAEGRAVLVSSHLMSELEDTAGHLVVAGRGRVVADTSVADLIARASGGRVRLRTADREAAMRALAEAGATVTVHDRDLLTVDGLPAEHVVRLLGARGVPFAEVAAHRATLEEAYLDLTRDAVEFRGSPR comes from the coding sequence GTGGAAGCAACCATCGAAGTCGACGCCCTGCGCAAGCGGTACGGGCCCACCCTGGCCCTGGACGGGATGTCCTTCACCGTCCGGCCCGGCCACGTCACGGGCTTCGTCGGCCCGAACGGCGCGGGCAAGTCCACCACCATGCGGGTGGTCCTCGGCCTGGACGCCCCCGACGAGGGCCGCGCGCTGGTCGGCGGCCGCCCGTACCCGAGCCTGCGCACCCCGCTCCGGCACGTCGGCGCGCTGCTGGACGCCGCCGCCCTCCAGCCGAGCCGCACCGGCCGCAACCACCTGCTCTGGCTCGCCCGGTCGCAAGGGCTCGGCGCCCGCCGGGTGGAGGAGGTGCTGGAGCTGGTCGGGCTGGGCCAGGCGGCCCGCCGCCGGGCGGGCGGCTACTCGCTCGGCATGCGCCAGCGGCTCGGCATCGCCGCCGCGCTGCTCGGCGACCCGCCGGTGCTGCTGCTGGACGAGCCGTTCAACGGCCTGGACCCCGAGGGCATCGTGTGGATGCGCGGCTTCCTGCGGGGGCTGGCCGCCGAGGGGCGGGCGGTGCTGGTCTCCAGTCACCTGATGAGCGAGCTGGAGGACACCGCCGGCCATCTCGTGGTCGCGGGCCGGGGCCGGGTCGTGGCCGACACGAGCGTGGCCGACCTCATCGCCCGCGCTTCCGGCGGCCGGGTGCGGCTCCGCACCGCCGACCGCGAGGCGGCCATGCGGGCCCTGGCCGAGGCCGGCGCCACGGTGACCGTGCACGACCGGGACCTGCTCACCGTGGACGGGCTGCCCGCCGAGCACGTCGTGCGGCTGCTGGGGGCGCGCGGGGTGCCGTTCGCGGAGGTCGCGGCGCACCGGGCCACGCTGGAGGAGGCGTACCTGGACCTGACCAGGGACGCCGTCGAGTTCCGCGGGAGCCCGCGATGA
- a CDS encoding ABC transporter permease, with translation MRADVLRRWETLIVVLLAGVAVWASLAVDNFANASNVSFLLLDTTEIALMALTMTLVVVAAEIDLSVASTLGLSCAVLGTLWDAGLPIEAIMPICLLVGAACGAVNGLLVTRLGLPSLAVTIGTFALFRGLAYVLLGGEAVADLPPAYTSLATASIGPVPLATLLVVALAVVAGLVLHATGLGRSIVALGSNVEAAYFSGVRVKRIKLWLFVASGVMASLASLVYTFRYASARADNGMGLELAVVAAVLLGGVSIFGGTGTLPGVLVAVLLLGVVRNALILADVRNEVLNFVTGLLLVASVLAPNLGAVRRRRTPSPAEGKSVT, from the coding sequence GTGCGCGCTGACGTGCTGCGCCGCTGGGAGACGCTGATCGTCGTGCTGCTGGCCGGGGTCGCGGTGTGGGCCTCGCTCGCCGTGGACAACTTCGCCAACGCCTCGAACGTGTCGTTCCTGCTGCTCGACACCACCGAGATCGCGCTCATGGCGCTGACCATGACGCTGGTGGTCGTGGCGGCCGAGATCGACCTGTCCGTGGCCTCCACGCTGGGCCTGTCCTGCGCGGTGCTCGGCACGTTGTGGGACGCCGGGCTGCCGATCGAGGCCATCATGCCGATCTGCCTGCTGGTGGGCGCGGCGTGCGGCGCGGTCAACGGGCTGCTCGTCACCCGGCTCGGGCTGCCCTCGCTGGCGGTCACGATCGGCACGTTCGCGCTGTTCCGCGGCCTGGCGTACGTGCTGCTGGGCGGCGAGGCGGTGGCGGACCTGCCGCCCGCGTACACGAGCCTCGCGACCGCCTCGATCGGGCCGGTGCCGCTCGCGACGCTGCTGGTCGTGGCGCTGGCCGTGGTGGCGGGCCTGGTGCTGCACGCGACCGGGCTCGGCCGCTCGATCGTGGCGCTCGGCTCGAACGTCGAGGCCGCGTACTTCTCCGGCGTCCGGGTCAAGCGGATCAAGCTCTGGCTGTTCGTGGCGTCCGGGGTCATGGCGTCGCTGGCGTCCCTGGTCTACACCTTCCGCTACGCCAGCGCCCGCGCCGACAACGGCATGGGCCTGGAGCTGGCCGTGGTGGCCGCCGTGCTGCTCGGCGGGGTGTCGATCTTCGGCGGGACGGGCACGCTGCCCGGCGTCCTGGTCGCGGTGCTGCTGCTCGGCGTCGTGCGCAACGCGCTGATCCTCGCGGACGTGCGCAACGAGGTGCTCAACTTCGTGACGGGCCTGCTGCTCGTCGCCTCCGTGCTGGCGCCGAACCTGGGGGCGGTCCGGCGGCGGCGTACACCATCACCTGCGGAAGGGAAGTCCGTGACATGA
- a CDS encoding sugar ABC transporter ATP-binding protein, giving the protein MRPMEETPVLSLSQVSKAFGAVRAVREVTLELRAGETHALAGENGAGKSTLVKILSGVHRPDSGQILLDGRPVEFAGPADAQEAGVAVIYQEPTLFPDLSVMENIFMGRQPRRRLGLDRRAMRASAAELFGRLGVHLDPDRPARGLSIADQQLVEIAKALSRRARVLVMDEPTAALSGQEVARLFGVAGTLREQGAALLFISHRLEEIFALCQRVTTLRDGALVASDPIAGLTPDDLVRRMVGRELAALFPKQDSTAGEVALRVRRLTREGVFTDVSFEVRHGEIVALAGLVGAGRSEVARAVFGIDRWDAGGVEVDGRPLRPASPTAAMAAGLALVPEDRRQQGLVMDLSIERNIGLTGLSALRRGPLISRPAERERARDWAVRLRLKFARLSDPVNVLSGGNQQKVVLAKWLARAPSVLIVDEPTRGIDVGTKAEVHRLLSELAASGVAVLMISSELPEVLGMADRVLVMHEGRLVAELDRAEASEERVMAAATGRSAP; this is encoded by the coding sequence GTGCGGCCGATGGAGGAAACTCCCGTCCTGTCCCTCTCACAGGTCAGCAAGGCGTTCGGCGCGGTCCGCGCCGTCCGCGAGGTCACTCTGGAGCTGCGCGCCGGCGAGACGCACGCCCTCGCCGGCGAGAACGGCGCGGGCAAGTCCACGCTCGTGAAGATCCTGTCGGGCGTGCACCGGCCCGACTCGGGCCAGATCCTGCTCGACGGCCGGCCGGTGGAGTTCGCCGGCCCGGCCGACGCGCAGGAGGCCGGGGTGGCGGTCATCTACCAGGAGCCCACCCTGTTCCCCGACCTGTCGGTCATGGAGAACATCTTCATGGGCCGCCAGCCGCGCCGCCGCCTCGGGCTCGACCGGCGGGCCATGCGCGCCTCGGCCGCCGAGCTGTTCGGCCGCCTCGGCGTGCACCTCGACCCCGACCGGCCGGCCCGCGGCCTGTCCATCGCCGACCAGCAGCTCGTCGAGATCGCCAAGGCCCTGTCGCGGCGCGCCCGGGTGCTGGTCATGGACGAGCCCACCGCCGCCCTGTCCGGCCAGGAGGTCGCCCGGCTGTTCGGCGTGGCCGGGACGCTGCGCGAGCAGGGCGCGGCGCTGCTGTTCATCTCGCACCGGCTGGAGGAGATCTTCGCCCTGTGCCAGCGGGTGACGACCCTGCGGGACGGCGCGCTCGTGGCGAGCGACCCCATCGCCGGCCTCACCCCCGACGACCTGGTCCGCCGCATGGTCGGCCGGGAGCTCGCGGCCCTGTTCCCCAAGCAGGACAGCACGGCCGGCGAGGTGGCGCTCCGAGTGCGCCGGCTCACCCGCGAGGGCGTGTTCACCGACGTCTCCTTCGAGGTGCGGCACGGCGAGATCGTCGCCCTGGCCGGGCTGGTCGGCGCCGGGCGCAGCGAGGTCGCGCGGGCGGTGTTCGGCATCGACCGGTGGGACGCGGGCGGCGTCGAGGTGGACGGCAGGCCGCTGCGCCCGGCCAGCCCCACGGCCGCCATGGCGGCCGGCCTCGCCCTGGTGCCCGAGGACCGCCGCCAGCAGGGCCTGGTCATGGACCTGTCCATCGAGCGCAACATCGGCCTGACCGGGCTGTCCGCGCTGCGCCGCGGGCCGCTGATCTCGCGGCCGGCCGAGCGGGAGCGGGCCAGGGACTGGGCGGTGCGGCTGCGGCTGAAGTTCGCCCGGCTGAGCGACCCGGTGAACGTGTTGTCCGGCGGCAACCAGCAGAAGGTGGTGCTGGCCAAGTGGCTGGCCCGCGCGCCGTCGGTGCTCATCGTGGACGAGCCCACCCGCGGCATCGACGTCGGCACCAAGGCCGAGGTGCACCGGCTGCTGTCGGAGCTGGCGGCGAGCGGGGTGGCGGTGCTGATGATCTCCTCCGAGCTGCCCGAGGTGCTCGGCATGGCCGACCGGGTGCTCGTCATGCACGAGGGGCGGCTGGTGGCCGAGCTGGACCGGGCCGAGGCGTCCGAGGAGCGCGTCATGGCCGCCGCGACCGGAAGGAGCGCCCCGTGA
- the rhaS gene encoding rhamnose ABC transporter substrate-binding protein, whose amino-acid sequence MTTRTPWRPVALLAGLVLLTGACGGTTKSDVQQQQSSAPAAGASSAGANPNAPIKQGLKIAFLPKQVNNPYFTIADKGGVDAAKEFGGEGKEVGPSDASASSQVSYINTLIQQKQDAIVISANDPNAVVPALKQARAAGIKVVSYDSDTAQEGRDVFVNQASAEDLGRTEVQLLAKQIGNKGKIAVLSATPNATNQNTWIEFMKDELKKPEYQDMELVKVAYGNDDDQKSFTETQGLLRSYPDLAGIISPTTVGIAAAARYLSDSPYKGKVKLTGLGTPNQLRKFVKDGTIEAFELWNPADLGYLASYAAAALASGQITGGEGETFKAGRLGDHTVGAKGEVLLGKPTVFDKSNIDDFDF is encoded by the coding sequence ATGACAACGCGCACCCCCTGGCGTCCCGTGGCGCTGCTCGCCGGCCTCGTGCTGCTGACCGGCGCGTGCGGCGGCACCACCAAGAGCGACGTGCAGCAGCAGCAGTCGTCCGCGCCGGCCGCCGGCGCGTCGTCGGCCGGGGCGAACCCGAACGCCCCGATCAAGCAGGGCCTCAAGATCGCCTTCCTGCCGAAGCAGGTCAACAACCCGTACTTCACGATCGCCGACAAGGGCGGCGTGGACGCGGCCAAGGAGTTCGGCGGCGAGGGCAAGGAGGTCGGGCCGTCCGACGCCAGCGCCTCCTCGCAGGTGTCCTACATCAACACCCTCATCCAGCAGAAGCAGGACGCCATCGTCATCTCCGCCAACGACCCGAACGCCGTCGTGCCCGCGCTCAAGCAGGCCAGGGCCGCCGGGATCAAGGTCGTCAGCTACGACTCCGACACCGCCCAGGAGGGCCGCGACGTCTTCGTCAACCAGGCGAGCGCCGAGGACCTGGGCCGCACCGAGGTGCAGCTCCTGGCCAAGCAGATCGGCAACAAGGGCAAGATCGCGGTGCTGTCCGCCACGCCGAACGCGACCAACCAGAACACCTGGATCGAGTTCATGAAGGACGAGCTGAAGAAGCCCGAGTACCAGGACATGGAGCTGGTCAAGGTCGCCTACGGCAACGACGACGACCAGAAGTCCTTCACCGAGACCCAGGGCCTGCTGCGCTCGTACCCGGACCTGGCCGGCATCATCTCGCCGACCACGGTCGGCATCGCGGCGGCGGCCCGCTACCTGTCGGACTCGCCGTACAAGGGGAAGGTGAAGCTGACCGGGCTCGGCACGCCGAACCAGCTCCGCAAGTTCGTCAAGGACGGCACGATCGAGGCGTTCGAGCTGTGGAACCCGGCCGACCTCGGCTACCTGGCCTCCTACGCCGCGGCCGCGCTGGCCTCCGGGCAGATCACCGGCGGCGAGGGCGAGACGTTCAAGGCGGGCAGGCTCGGCGACCACACCGTGGGCGCCAAGGGCGAGGTGCTGCTCGGCAAGCCGACCGTGTTCGACAAGTCCAACATCGACGACTTCGACTTCTGA
- a CDS encoding ABC transporter permease — protein sequence MSSPVSSLAAAPETARRNGARRLADRVARVRELGIVVALGVLFGVTGAANPSFLSYGSIRDILLNSAIVALLAVGQTLVVVTRNVDLSVSSVVGLSAFGGALVLADHPAVPIPVVIAGCLLLGAACGAVNGLLVGAARVPALVATLGTLYALRGVDYAWAGSRQVNAADLPESFLALGTRSVLGVPLPALVALAVLLAVGWMLRNLRSGRELYAIGSSPEAAVLAGIRVRRRVLAAFVANGALAGLAGVLWAARFGTVDATVATGKELDVIAAVVVGGVAIFGGSGTVYGAALGAVLLASITSALAVLRVDALAQTAINGALLLAAIVLDRLLALRVAAALRRGRFRAR from the coding sequence GTGAGCAGCCCCGTGAGCAGCCTCGCCGCGGCCCCGGAGACCGCGCGCCGCAACGGCGCCCGGCGGCTGGCGGACCGGGTGGCGCGGGTGCGCGAGCTCGGCATCGTGGTGGCGCTCGGCGTCCTGTTCGGCGTCACCGGCGCGGCCAACCCGAGCTTCCTCAGCTACGGCAGCATCCGCGACATCCTGCTCAACTCGGCCATCGTCGCGCTGCTCGCGGTCGGCCAGACGCTCGTCGTCGTCACCAGGAACGTGGACCTGTCGGTCAGCTCCGTCGTCGGCCTGTCCGCCTTCGGCGGCGCGCTGGTCCTGGCCGACCACCCCGCCGTGCCGATCCCGGTGGTCATCGCCGGCTGCCTGCTGCTCGGCGCGGCCTGCGGCGCGGTCAACGGGCTGCTGGTCGGCGCGGCCCGGGTGCCCGCCCTGGTCGCCACCCTCGGCACCCTGTACGCCCTCCGCGGCGTCGACTACGCGTGGGCCGGCAGCCGGCAGGTCAACGCCGCCGACCTGCCGGAGAGCTTCCTCGCCCTCGGCACCCGCTCGGTGCTCGGCGTCCCCCTGCCGGCGCTGGTCGCCCTGGCCGTGCTGCTCGCGGTCGGCTGGATGCTGCGCAACCTGCGCTCCGGCCGCGAGCTGTACGCGATCGGCTCCAGCCCCGAGGCGGCCGTGCTGGCCGGCATCCGGGTCCGCCGCCGGGTGCTCGCCGCGTTCGTCGCGAACGGCGCCCTCGCCGGGCTGGCCGGCGTGCTGTGGGCGGCCCGCTTCGGCACCGTGGACGCCACCGTCGCGACCGGCAAGGAGCTCGACGTGATCGCCGCCGTCGTGGTGGGCGGCGTCGCCATCTTCGGCGGCAGCGGCACCGTGTACGGCGCCGCGCTCGGCGCGGTCCTGCTGGCCTCCATCACCAGCGCGCTCGCCGTGCTCCGGGTGGACGCCCTGGCCCAGACCGCGATCAACGGCGCCCTCCTGCTGGCCGCCATCGTCCTCGACCGGCTGCTGGCGCTGCGCGTGGCGGCCGCCCTGCGCAGGGGGAGGTTCCGTGCGCGCTGA